The Lytechinus pictus isolate F3 Inbred chromosome 17, Lp3.0, whole genome shotgun sequence genome contains a region encoding:
- the LOC129280889 gene encoding uncharacterized protein LOC129280889, translating into MDQSQSNDVPISNWKWGYAILLSKFVINIWAGIPKSFGVLLPEMVDRFSANYATLGFVCSIPGTITLFLGPFASLVLKLVDHRVAAMSGAVIIGVCLISCGFTYNITAFGILLGLTGVRSFVYLPITLQLNQYFKENFVLVNMLASFGTTVGIMFLPIITERSLEAYDYHGAFLILGGIVLHMVAAAAAIRKPIYKTTGHITEQAACDRDTSEIDCHELCGDKKCSLKIEGSKQVQGTTKCGSNRDTTELVADVSWHHTGNTCTTAKHFKDLNNVNGGKRCQDDGVISYDDDINRNEQENIPLADYGSYPDIPNKKRDRLTSTDANQDHGDGSQNTFCSLLISRCKLFMTNEMLFLICIPSIFFYVYGFDAWVLFLVPHAEDLGISSSKAVFLSSIGGVGGLIGRLIVIFLLFKKIDMIKIYILVGFINSLTFFLDFIGESFLVRSVWAFIQAVCFFIQDTSGATYLKLVLRDESNFSFALGLIMLAQGCGSISSGVFTGILLDFTQSYTKVFMITGISSACYTVNVIVIFILLKGRLDT; encoded by the exons ATGGATCAATCGCAAAGCAACGATGTCCCCATCTCTAACTGGAAGTGGGGTTACGCTATCCTACTCTCCAAATTCGTGATCAATATTTGGGCTGGCATCCCCAAATCATTCGGCGTTCTCCTTCCTGAGATGGTTGATAGATTCAGCGCGAATTACGCCACTTTAGGATTCGTCTGTAGTATTCCCGGTACAATCACGCTCTTTTTAG GTCCCTTTGCTTCCTTGGTCCTCAAGCTCGTTGATCATCGTGTTGCTGCTATGTCAGGAGCGGTAATAATCGGAGTGTGTCTAATATCATGTGGCTTCACCTACAATATCACTGCTTTCGGTATCCTTCTTGGACTTACAG GTGTCAGATCTTTTGTATATTTACCAATTACGCTCCAGTTGAACCAATATTTCAAGGAGAACTTCGTTTTGGTCAATATGCTAGCATCCTTCGGTACAACAGTTGGTATAATGTTCCTACCTATCATTACTGAGCGGTCGCTGGAAGCTTACGATTATCATGGAGCGTTTCTGATACTTGGTGGAATCGTGCTTCATATGGTTGCAGCGGCAGCCGCCATTCGGAAACCGATATACAAGACCACAGGCCATATCACTGAACAGGCTGCTTGTGATAGAGATACATCAGAGATCGACTGTCATGAACTTTGTGGCGATAAGAAATGTAGCTTAAAGATTGAAGGAAGTAAACAAGTTCAAGGGACGACGAAATGTGGATCAAATAGGGATACGACTGAGCTTGTTGCAGATGTTAGTTGGCATCACACAGGAAACACTTGTACTACTGCGAAACATTTCAAGGACCTAAACAATGTAAATGGAGGAAAACGGTGTCAAGATGATGGAGTGATATCATATGACGATGACATTAACCGAAATGAGCAGGAAAATATTCCTTTGGCAGATTATGGAAGCTATCCTGACATACCCAATAAAAAGCGCGACAGGTTGACTTCTACTGATGCTAATCAGGATCATGGTGACGGTTCTCAGAATACATTCTGCTCGCTATTAATATCACGCTGTAAACTCTTCATGACCAATGAAATGCTATTCTTGATATGCATCCCAtcgattttcttttatgtttatGGTTTCGACGCTTGGGTATTGTTCCTGGTGCCTCACGCAGAAGACCTTGGAATCAGTTCATCTAAGGCCGTTTTCCTGTCTTCAATTGGTGGAGTCGGTGGGCTAATTGGCAGAttaattgttatatttttactcttTAAGAAAATCGACATGATCAAAATCTACATCTTAGTCGGTTTTATAAACAGTTTGACCTTTTTCTTGGATTTCATCGGTGAATCGTTCCTCGTTCGTTCAGTCTGGGCATTCATTCAGGCAGTCTGCTTTTTCATACAGGACACGTCTGGTGCAACGTATCTGAAATTAGTTTTGAGAGATGAAAGCAACTTCAGTTTCGCCCTTGGGCTGATAATGCTTGCTCAAGGTTGTGGCAGTATCTCTTCCGGAGTTTTCACAG GCATCTTACTGGACTTCACTCAGTCCTACACCAAAGTCTTCATGATAACTGGAATCAGTAGCGCATGCTACACCGTCAACGTAATAGTCATATTTATACTCTTAAAAGGGAGATTGGATACATAA